The Prevotella sp. E9-3 genome has a window encoding:
- a CDS encoding isochorismate synthase: MKVFAQYRLPFSKVYTRVEQTEGLPLELHSCKELNGKSGFVVAPFSVSEYQPILLIFPNKIEVLNVESSSYVAPDIIREELHRSEYAVDFAKFHGQLESDIFRKIVLSRCASFQMSGEVDAQQLFLLACQLYPRLFISLVSLPDGTCWLMATPEILLEGIGKQWRTIALAGTMQLQGDELQSEGEYVRWSTKNIQEQRYVATYIAECLEKFSLDFSEEGPRTVRAANLVHLRSDFTFSLDTNDRVGDLLDALHPTPAVCGLPKLSTFQFILNNEHTPRKYYSGFMGPLSLKGDTHLYVSLRCMQVQQNCCRLYAGGGLLKDSQLNSEWSETEAKMQTMRNLLNS, encoded by the coding sequence ATGAAAGTCTTTGCCCAATATAGACTTCCCTTTTCTAAGGTATATACTCGCGTAGAACAGACCGAGGGGTTACCTTTGGAATTACATTCATGCAAGGAATTGAACGGTAAGAGTGGCTTTGTAGTGGCTCCGTTCAGTGTAAGCGAGTATCAGCCCATTTTGTTGATTTTTCCTAACAAGATTGAAGTGCTGAATGTTGAATCTTCTTCCTATGTTGCACCTGATATCATCCGAGAAGAGTTGCACAGGAGCGAATATGCTGTTGACTTTGCCAAATTCCATGGTCAGTTGGAATCAGACATTTTTAGAAAAATAGTCCTTTCGCGTTGTGCATCATTCCAGATGTCAGGAGAAGTTGATGCGCAACAGTTGTTCTTGTTGGCATGTCAATTATATCCACGTCTTTTCATCTCCTTGGTATCATTGCCTGATGGCACTTGTTGGCTGATGGCAACACCAGAGATTCTTCTTGAAGGAATAGGAAAGCAGTGGCGTACCATTGCATTGGCTGGTACCATGCAGCTACAGGGAGATGAACTACAAAGTGAGGGAGAATATGTGAGATGGTCAACGAAGAATATTCAGGAACAGCGATATGTGGCAACCTATATAGCCGAATGTCTGGAAAAATTCTCGTTGGATTTCAGTGAAGAAGGACCGCGTACAGTACGTGCTGCCAATCTTGTTCACCTTCGAAGTGATTTCACTTTCTCACTGGATACTAACGACCGGGTTGGCGACCTGCTGGATGCACTCCATCCCACACCTGCAGTATGTGGATTGCCCAAACTGTCTACTTTCCAGTTTATTTTGAACAATGAGCATACACCAAGGAAATATTATAGTGGTTTTATGGGTCCATTGTCCTTAAAGGGCGATACTCATCTCTATGTCTCTTTGCGTTGTATGCAGGTACAACAAAACTGTTGTCGTCTCTATGCAGGTGGTGGATTGCTGAAAGACAGCCAACTGAATTCTGAATGGTCAGAGACAGAGGCTAAGATGCAAACTATGAGAAACCTTCTTAATTCATAA
- a CDS encoding PaaI family thioesterase, with product MNIDRINQIIKAKPNLSTALGMEFFSTPEDDTCMARMRVDERNRQPFGFLSGGASLALAENVAGVASSSLCPGCACVGIEVSGSHVKAVAEGDIVTAYAKLLHSGKTLHVWQVDIKDTANELISSVRVTNYIIRKK from the coding sequence ATGAACATAGACAGAATTAATCAGATAATTAAAGCCAAACCAAATTTGAGTACCGCCCTCGGGATGGAGTTTTTCTCCACACCCGAGGACGATACGTGTATGGCCCGTATGAGGGTTGATGAGCGTAATCGCCAACCATTTGGTTTCTTGAGTGGTGGCGCTTCGTTGGCTTTGGCCGAGAATGTGGCAGGTGTCGCTTCGTCATCGCTTTGTCCTGGATGTGCCTGTGTAGGTATCGAGGTTAGTGGCAGTCATGTCAAAGCGGTAGCTGAAGGTGATATTGTAACAGCCTACGCAAAATTGTTGCATAGTGGAAAAACTCTTCATGTATGGCAGGTTGATATCAAGGATACTGCTAATGAACTGATATCAAGCGTGAGGGTAACAAATTATATCATAAGGAAAAAATGA